A stretch of the Euleptes europaea isolate rEulEur1 chromosome 14, rEulEur1.hap1, whole genome shotgun sequence genome encodes the following:
- the RGS3 gene encoding regulator of G-protein signaling 3 isoform X4 has translation MKNRLGIFRRRNESPGGHPPSKLDKVPKSLKPTLEEALKWGESLEKLLQHKYGLAAFRAFLRTEFSEENLEFWLACEDYKKIKSQSKMASKAKKIFAEYIAIQSCKEVNLDSYTREHTKENMQNITRSSFDLAQRRIYGLMEKDSYPRFLRSELYLDLINQKKPTPVL, from the exons ATGAAGAACCGTTTGGGGATCTTCCGACGGCGGAACGAATCACCCGGAGGACACCCCCCAAGCAAACTGGACAAAGTCCCAAAGTCTCTGAA gCCAACGCTGGAAGAAGCCCTCAAATGGGGAGAATCCTTGGAAAAGCTGCTTCAACATAAAT ATGGTCTGGCGGCCTTCCGCGCCTTCTTGCGCACTGAGTTTAGCGAGGAGAATCTGGAGTTCTGGCTGGCATGTGAGGACTACAAGAAGATCAAATCCCAGTCCAAGATGGCCTCAAAAGCCAAGAAGATCTTTGCGGAATACATTGCTATCCAGTCTTGCAAAGAA GTTAACCTAGACTCTTATACTCGGGAGCACACCAAAGAAAACATGCAAAACATTACCCGGAGCAGTTTCGACCTTGCCCAGAGACGCATCTACGGGCTGATGGAGAAGGACTCATACCCCCGTTTCCTACGTTCAGAGCTGTACTTGGACCTCATTAACCAGAAGAAGCCCACCCCTGTGTTGTAG
- the RGS3 gene encoding regulator of G-protein signaling 3 isoform X3 yields MPFFRDPAKPQPVEFHAEILLAAPPRGLRLGVSLQRRHTTKEAKDMKNRLGIFRRRNESPGGHPPSKLDKVPKSLKPTLEEALKWGESLEKLLQHKYGLAAFRAFLRTEFSEENLEFWLACEDYKKIKSQSKMASKAKKIFAEYIAIQSCKEVNLDSYTREHTKENMQNITRSSFDLAQRRIYGLMEKDSYPRFLRSELYLDLINQKKPTPVL; encoded by the exons ATGCCCTTCTTCCGCGACCCGGCCAAGCCGCAGCCCGTCGAGTTCCACGCCGAGATCCTGCTGGCGGCGCCGCCCCGGGGGCTCCGGCTCGGCGTCAGCCTGCAGCGGCGGCACACCACGAAGGA GGCCAAAGATATGAAGAACCGTTTGGGGATCTTCCGACGGCGGAACGAATCACCCGGAGGACACCCCCCAAGCAAACTGGACAAAGTCCCAAAGTCTCTGAA gCCAACGCTGGAAGAAGCCCTCAAATGGGGAGAATCCTTGGAAAAGCTGCTTCAACATAAAT ATGGTCTGGCGGCCTTCCGCGCCTTCTTGCGCACTGAGTTTAGCGAGGAGAATCTGGAGTTCTGGCTGGCATGTGAGGACTACAAGAAGATCAAATCCCAGTCCAAGATGGCCTCAAAAGCCAAGAAGATCTTTGCGGAATACATTGCTATCCAGTCTTGCAAAGAA GTTAACCTAGACTCTTATACTCGGGAGCACACCAAAGAAAACATGCAAAACATTACCCGGAGCAGTTTCGACCTTGCCCAGAGACGCATCTACGGGCTGATGGAGAAGGACTCATACCCCCGTTTCCTACGTTCAGAGCTGTACTTGGACCTCATTAACCAGAAGAAGCCCACCCCTGTGTTGTAG